Within Candidatus Dormiibacterota bacterium, the genomic segment TCCGCATGGGGGCCGGCCGGCCGAAGGCGTTCCTGCGGCTGGGGGGGCTGACTCTCCTGGAACGCTCCCTCGCCGCCTTCCTGTCGCACCCGCGCGTCGATCGCGTGGTGGCGGCGGTGCCGGACCCCGACGAAGCGAGGCGTCTCCTCGGCCCGTCGGCCGACAGAGTCGTCCTGGTGCGCGGCGGAGCGACCCGTCAGGAGTCGGTGCGCTCTGCGCTTCAGGCCGCGACCTCGGCGGAGGACGAGATCATCCTGGTCCACGACGCGGCGCGACCGCTGGTCCCGCGGGCGATCATCGACGCCGTGATCGCCTCGGCGGAAAAAAGCGGCGCCGCGATCCCGGGCCTCGTCCCGCCCGATACGATCAAGCAGGTCGACGAGGAGGGGGCCGCGGCGGCGACCCTGCCGCGCGACCGGCTGCGCCTGGCGCAGACGCCGCAGGGCTTCCGGGGGGACGTGCTGCGCGACGCGTACTCGCGCGCCGAGCGCGACGGGTTTACCGGCACGGACGACGCCGCGCTCGTGGAGAGGACGGGGCATCTGGTCGTTTTCGTCGAGGGGTCGCAGCGCAACATCAAGATCACCACCCCCGGGGACCTGGCGCTGGCCGAAGCGATGCTGGCGGCCGAAACGGAGGGGGAACACGGTGCGTGAGCGGCGAGCACGAACGCGATCGCGGCGGCGGCCGGCGGCGGCTCCCGCCGCGGCGCCGCGCGGCGCCGCACAGCCGCAGCCCCTGCGCATCGGCTGCGGCGCCGACGCGCACGCGCTGCGCCCGGGGCGCAGGCTGGTCCTGGGCGGGGTCGAGATCCCGCACACGC encodes:
- the ispD gene encoding 2-C-methyl-D-erythritol 4-phosphate cytidylyltransferase, which produces MNVLAIIVAAGQGVRMGAGRPKAFLRLGGLTLLERSLAAFLSHPRVDRVVAAVPDPDEARRLLGPSADRVVLVRGGATRQESVRSALQAATSAEDEIILVHDAARPLVPRAIIDAVIASAEKSGAAIPGLVPPDTIKQVDEEGAAAATLPRDRLRLAQTPQGFRGDVLRDAYSRAERDGFTGTDDAALVERTGHLVVFVEGSQRNIKITTPGDLALAEAMLAAETEGEHGA